One Eurosta solidaginis isolate ZX-2024a chromosome 1, ASM4086904v1, whole genome shotgun sequence genomic window, TTGAAAACTATGAAGCCGTACTACATTACCGTCCCGGTAACGAAGCCTATTGGAAGCGTTACAAAAAACTTGGCTTCAACAAGCATCGATGGCCCGATGTATATGCAGTAGATACCGATCATCGCATTTACCAACTAGTCGGCCCGCTCAATGAAGttactttaaaacaatttagTCTTAAACTAATGAATGGTGAACTGTTTAAGTCCGAACCATTGCCAGAAGATGATGAAGACGGGTTTGTACGTGTTTGTGTAGCAGAAAATTTCGAGCAGTTAGTGCTTAAAAGTGATATCGATATATTATTAGTATTATATGGTGAGAAATGTCCCTGTTCGTTTGCATTAATGCCAATCCTCGAAGAAGTGGGGAATCTATTGCAAGACGAGGACATAATTATTGTAAAAATGAATGCAGAAGCCAATTATTTGCCACTACAGTATTACGCATGGTATTACCCAACAATCTATTATATTAGAAGAAACAATAAGACTAATTTGgtagaatattgtggttgtacaCGCACTGTGCAAGACATTATAACATTCATAGCGAGACATTCAACTGATGATCTATTGGATTTTAATAGACATGGGAAGCCAAGATACGATTAGTATTTCTTGACCATCATTTGTATGTTGTATTGCACAAAGTAACGTCAACTAAAACAGCTGTTGCTGACAGCGCAAAAACTAGCACAAAGCGCATAAGCCAACATACAAAAGCAATAAGAAACTGCATATAGTATACGGGCCAAAATCGGCAAAAGCTAAAAATTGTGTACCTAAAAATGCGTAAAATTGTAATACGTAATAATATAACCGCCATATATCTCGATCACCgagaattaattaataatatgtaTAACAAGGAGATTATCTCGAATGGAGCAGAAAAGTTTAAGCTATGTCCAGAACTTTTCTACTTCCATGAACGCCCCAGTGACAGCAGACATGCCAATGCCAAACAGCAGTCGGAGGTCGATAATGGAGACACGAGTGTTGCAGCAAAGCCAAGCAAATCGAACAAGCGAAAACTGGATAAGTTTGAGGCAATTACAGAACTCCAAAGTATACAAATAATGGCCGAGGATTTTGTGCAacaattaaacaaacaaaaaatatttgagcGTCCAAATATAATCGTAGACAGTAAAGTATTCCCGCGCTTTTGGGAAGAAATCGGTACAGACGATTTTCCGCAATTCAATGGCGCTAACACTACTACCACATATCAACATTGTCGCTTTGGTAATTATTCTTATCTCATACCGCCAAATTGCCGCTTTTTTAATTGTGATGTCATGGAGTTACCGAAACTACTACCTCAACTACTGTCTAGTTCGGAACACTTTGACCTAATTGTTTTAGATCCACCGTGGCGTAACAAATACA contains:
- the LOC137246618 gene encoding uncharacterized protein gives rise to the protein MEQVAVAKTNGCKRKHDIYTTNHLKSSSSENNDDNSSELYYTEEESDDDDPTGFGLYGKITTAQLREALEESIPATESLDTTTTELERLLYKHYEDHIVYLESTETIETSGFPYIIMFHSFKKYASQLCHYTDMLFQSAIHYGGDICFAVTDFENYEAVLHYRPGNEAYWKRYKKLGFNKHRWPDVYAVDTDHRIYQLVGPLNEVTLKQFSLKLMNGELFKSEPLPEDDEDGFVRVCVAENFEQLVLKSDIDILLVLYGEKCPCSFALMPILEEVGNLLQDEDIIIVKMNAEANYLPLQYYAWYYPTIYYIRRNNKTNLVEYCGCTRTVQDIITFIARHSTDDLLDFNRHGKPRYD
- the Mettl4 gene encoding N(6)-adenine-specific methyltransferase METTL4, with the translated sequence MRKIVIRNNITAIYLDHRELINNMYNKEIISNGAEKFKLCPELFYFHERPSDSRHANAKQQSEVDNGDTSVAAKPSKSNKRKLDKFEAITELQSIQIMAEDFVQQLNKQKIFERPNIIVDSKVFPRFWEEIGTDDFPQFNGANTTTTYQHCRFGNYSYLIPPNCRFFNCDVMELPKLLPQLLSSSEHFDLIVLDPPWRNKYIRRLKRARKELGYQMLNIEQLSQMPIKQLIHERSIVAIWCTNSREHQRAIVDELLPTWHLRLQHKLYWLKLNTSGKLIRSIDISGVKKQPFEMLYIACHMESTQNFTDSLQQVKALVSVPSIVHSHKPPILPWLSEMLPEQPNCLEIFARYLQPQFTSIGLEVLKLMDDRLYSSIDN